DNA sequence from the Pseudoliparis swirei isolate HS2019 ecotype Mariana Trench chromosome 6, NWPU_hadal_v1, whole genome shotgun sequence genome:
TCCAGAATGCTGAAGGACTCACACAGTAGAGCCTTTCCCCCCAGCCTGTCCACCATGAAGATGGTGAAGATGTTTCCCGGGAGGTTCGATGCAGCAATGATGAAGCCCTCCATGTAcactgaggagaggaagaggcacAGGAAGGGTCAGAGGAAACATCCACTCATCATTCTGTGTCTGGGTCGGTGGAGCTTATAagtgtctatatatattatttattttacatctcagacacacacacccacacacacacagacacacagacacacagacacctgcTGTCTTGACCGGGTAGCAGCTGTGGTTGTGGAGCGTAGGAGACGTGATGGTGGCCGTGGTGTTGGCGCACGGcgagccgccgccgctctccATTCGCTCAAACAGCGCCGGGAACCACATCCACAGCCCGTAGTAACTGAAAGAGATAAGACCAACACTTGAATGTGGAAACAGTTTTGTAaaggaggacgtggaggaggaagtggaggaggacgtggaagaggacatggaggaggatatgtaggaggaagtggaggacgtggaggaggaagtggaggacgcggaggaggacgtggaagaggacatggaggaggatgtggaggaggaagtggaggacgacgtggaggaggacgtggaggacgaggaggacgtggaggagaACGTggaagaggacatggaggaggatgtAGAAGAGGACAtggaagaggaagtggaggaggacgtggaggaggatgtggaagaGGATGTGGAAGAGGATGTAGAAGAGGACAtggaagaggaagtggaggaggacgtggaggaggatgtggaagaggatgaggacgtggaggaggatgtggaagaGGACATGGAagaggatgtggaggaggacGTGGAAGAGGACATGGAagaggatgtggaggaggacgtggaggaggatgtggaagaggacgtggaggaggaggaggatgtggaggacatggaggaggacgtgaagtaggacatggaggaggatgtggaggacGTTgtggaggacgtggaggaggaggaggaggagggcgtggaggaggacgtggaggaggaggaggaggacgtggaggaggaggaggaggacgtggaggacatggaggaggacgtgaagtaggacatggaggaggatgtggaggaggacgtggaggaggaggacgtggaggaggacgtggaggaggacgtggaggaggaggaggaggacgtggaggacatggaggaggatgtggaggacgtggaggaggacgtggaggaggacgtggaggaggacgtggaggaggaggagggcgtgacGGGGTCGCTCACCCGAAGGAGATGCAGTAGAAGACGAGGAGCAGAGCGACGCTCCTGGACCGGAGCGAACCAGTAAACATCTGTTTCATCGGCATCAACACCTGCAGGACAAAGACGGGATTTAAAATGACATCGACACattttatagaataataataatcaaggaAATATACTTCAAAAAGAAATATTAGCAACAGGGAAAAATGCTaatctttttgaaaatgtttggGGATATGTTTTAAACCACAATAACTGGCACCCTGAGAGGCTGCTGCTGGCTCCATGACTTCAGCTTAAAGAGACTGGCACAGGTTTTAAGAACTCATAAttaagaattatttttttaaacactctttaatgaATGTGTCAAATCCAATAACCACACGGCAAATCTGCAAAGAAGCTAAAATAATCACACGTTTAATCGAAAATAATCAACGGACATTTTTTGAGCGAGTTCCAGTTTCTCAAAAGTGCTGATTTACtatataaaaagtaaaacatatttattttttaattgcgaAAATAATGATGACAGAGAGCAGTTCAAGACAACCGCGCTGCGTCGGGTCCTAAAGGACACGTATTGAACTAAAGGCTCTACGGAGACGTCGTCAACAGGCATCTCACTTTaactaaaataaacttaaactaaatggtcactttacttttcctctaCCCAGAACAAATGCACTTCAGAAATCAGTAATGTCCAGAGCCGTTGCAGACTggaatgtgctcccctcatatgtgactaacaagaaataaacgtgatttcaaaaggaaacttcaggcagcaataatcagaaaggaaattagagtagattaggttattattttaggtatttgggtattattattttacttttaatgtaaatgttgttttcaaagtcttagtgtttttgtgataattgatcatgctgtactgcattttatgtatttgtattttttgcctggaccccaggaagaataatctccactacggtgtagactgatggggatccttaataaactaaactaaactaaacacatgGAGcagaatattaaataataaatatcctTTTATCCTTTCACGCATTTCCTCTCCGTGGATGTCGTACCTTCCTCAAACCACAGGCCAGCCTCTCTCGCCGTGAGCCGCCGTGGGTTCTGGTCTCCTCCGGTCCTCCTCTCTGCTTGGAGCTGGTGCACAAGCCAAACTCCTTCAACAGAGCGGAAGACAAGAATCCATCGTTACTTTACTGAAGAGCGGAGGGAGGACAGGTTGAGAGAAGTAACACAAATGATCtactttcaatacaaacatCACTTCCCTTGTTGcactatttgtttgttttcattttgtttatgaTCATTTGGATCCTTATCTTTTTGTATTTGACCAACATCACGCCGTTCATACCGGTAAATTCTTTCCTTTCCCCCACGTGTTCAGCTTAAACATCACTTGGAAGACGTGGATCGCCTCTTTCTCACGGCCCGTCTGGCAAAAGACAGGACGGGgaaaaaaatacatgtattaaaactagaacgggcactcggtagagtgcacaccttctcatatcacaagattgggcattgaattatgaacattttggcattagttgcatgccaattggatagaaattgaccgcgctatggtaaaaggaagatcttgaccttttcatgaccttgacctttgacccgatcgatcccaaaatctaatcaaatgatccccggataataaccaatcatcccaccaaatttcatgcgattcggtttaatactttttgagttatgcgagtaacacgcatacaaataaataaataaatacacggcgatcaaaacataaccttccgcattttcaatgcgaaggtaacaataactCGGAGAAAAGGACGGGGCTGCAAAAACCTTGAAAACAAATGTACCTCCATGAGGAACTTGGGGCTCTCGGGCATGAACAGCCGGAAGAGGAGGGCGGAGCTGAGGCTGGGGACGGAGCAGAGCGCCACGAACAGCCTCCAGCTCTGGAAGTCCAGCGTTCCCACAGAGAAATGTGCCCAGTTGCTTGGGATCACCAGCCAGGCCAGAcctgcagacaggaagcagccgtcgGTCAAGAGCGCCGCCCGCCGAGGACCTGCCGCCTCGCGCCccgaaggggaggagtcacaatATGTGCGTTTGAAGGATGCATCAACACCATTAAAGGTGGAGAGGGTGAGAAGCGTTTGACTAAACTTGGGACTGATCCAGCTCCGGGAATCCAGCCAGAGACGGATTCATTTGTTTGGCTCCGACTGCGAGCCGACAGACACTGAAGAGCAACCTGGAGACGGAGTTAGAGCTCCTAGTGGTTGAAACGTGAATGACATCTGTAGTTTgtctcaacctctctctctctctctctctctctctctctctgtgtctctacagCCACTATCTAATAAATAAAAGGCAAcatgagaaataaatatgaacttAAATCATTAATTCATTTGAGATGTTGTCGTGTTCATACTATCACAAGCCAGTTTCAGCAATATTATACGGACCaaaaattctctctctccctctctctctaactctctccctccctctctctccctctctctctccccccctttgtctctctctctctcccccctctgtctctccctctctcgctctccttctctctctccccctctctctctctctctccccctcactctcccccctctctctctctctctctctccccctcctcctcctcatcatcctctctctccctgcctgcctccctccctctctccctctctctctctctctcctctcctctcccctcctcctcctcctcctcctcatcatcatcctctctctcctctctcccctctctcccccctctctctctccctcctctgtctgtctctctctctctctcctctctcgcctctcccctctctccccctcctcctcatcatcctctctctccctccctctctcccccctctctctccctctctctccctctctctgtctctctcctctctctcctctcccctctctccccctcctcctcctcctcctcatcatcatctctctccctgcctgcctgcctgcctctcccccccctctctctctctctctccccctctctctccctcccgcaaCACTGACATCGTCCTCTTGACGTATGTCCCCACCTGCAGCCAGGATGTTTCCTGCCATCCAGAAGGCGGCCAGAGCGCTGATCATGGCGCCTCTCCTCAGTCGGGGCATGAACTCGGAGAAGTAGGAGAAGACGACGGGGATCGAGCCCCCGACCCTGCCGAGGCGGAACAACAAGTTATTCTCGTGCGCATGAGGGCGCGGCTAAAACGAGTCGGACCATTGTTTTCCCACGAAGGAGCCGAGCATCAGAAAAACATATCCACTGTAAACTCCATCCCtccagaaggaaaacaaaagaacCGTCCTCACCCGACGCCGCTGATGAACCGCAGCAGCAGGAAGAGCCAGAACCACGGGGCCACGCTGGCCAGACCCCCGAACACCCCGTTGACCGCCAGGGACACAACCAGGACCCGGCGACGCCCCCTCTGGTCCGCCAGGTATCCCCACGTGTAGCCGCCCACCATCATGCCTGGAGAATAACAGGAAAGACGacaataacatacacacaccagcCATCTTGTTTGTTCCTTTAGTGTTGATTTTACAACTAGATTTAAGAGTTTaggctctttttcttcttttatacaAATGTTGGTGACATTTCTGAACTCCAGTTTTAACTCATTCTTCACTGCAGCCTCATTTTTTTGAATAATTCAgacaaacataaaatgaaaactatacatttatttctcttttgtataatGTTGTATTACCTATTTGTGTAACACTGCAAAGTCAGTCATTGTGACTACTTTAGAATTGTACACATGAGGTATGATAAATACCTCAAACTTTAGGACTGCAACATTATTGACAAACCTGTGTATTATTTGATTGATTAATTGTTTAGTCTATAAAAtgctaacatataaaagtaccATATAGTGATGTCTTCAACATGATTGTTTTGTCCAAAGTCTAAAACCCAAAAATATTAAATCCACTGTCACATATGATTAAAAAAAGCAGCGAAACCAGAGAACAATCGGCCgttttgcttaaaataaacaaTTTCTGTCGATGCACTTCAGCTCaggtacgacacacacacacacacgccgattCATTGACTGACCGTGACTCACCGAGGAAGATGCTGCTGGTGAGCAGGCCCATGTCTGAGGAGCTCAGCAGCAGGTCGCAGCGCGCCGTCGGCAGCAGGAAAGACACGCAGAGGATCTCCACGGCGTCGCTGGCGTTGGCCCAACCAcacaccaccagcagcagccagtGGAACCAGCCAAAACCTGAGGGGCCGAGAGCGGAACGGAGAGTGAGTGATCAAAGAGAGAAGTTTGTATCTTACGGTGCTTGTAGTAccgtattgccccactagagggctgcgctcactaaatatGGGGCtgcttgtggttcctagagtcttaaaaagtaggatgggagtcAGAGCCTTCAGggatcaagctcctcttttaaggaaccagcttcaccttcagtcctggaggcagacacagtcacctcatttaatagtagactgaagactttcctcttgatagtcttatagttcgggctgaatcaggttcacctggtccagccctagagatgctgctataggctgataggctgctgggggacgcttaggatacactgagcacctctcttccttctgtacacatgacatctattgttctgtccatcctggagagggatcctcctctgttctctcctgaaggtttcttcccttttcccccctgaagggttatttgggagtttttcctgatccgatgtgaggttttggggcagcagggatgtctatgtgtacagattgtaaagcattccgagacaaattcgtaatttgtgaaattgggctgtacaaataaactgaatcttctcttctctctctctactcatagatgaattttcatctctccatcattactaactctgcttcctccccggagtctttgtgactccacgtctcatagggtccattggacctggctgggtctgaagccTGATGATTTGTTATAGACTATGAAACAATGCTGTGTTTTTAGTTCGTAGATAATTTTTCAGCGAAGAAAGATCCTCCCGTTTAAACGACATATTTAGGTCCTCAAACAACTGTTCTACCAAGTTTCCCCCTCTCTAGAACCACAATACCACGTTCCCTTTTGCTTTTGTTGCACATGCAACATAAAACACGACAGTCAAAAGAAAAAACGACCATCGAACCTGCTTCCTCTACCGCTTCCTCGTACGTTAATCTTCTCTTGGCGTTCCCACCGGGGTCACACGTGATTTTCGACGTGCACCTGTCGAACATAATttcttctaaaaaaaaacagagcACACAAACGGATCAAAGCAAACAAAGGGTTCAAAAGAAAAGGGAAGTTTAATGAACACAATGTTTAATTACCACAATCTAATAGACAAACAGAAACCCTGGATCAGGAAGTATTTCAGTGGTTGTCGGTTTTCTGAACAATATAACAAAAATGGGTTGTGATGTGCTGTATTGAGAAAATATGTGAGCAATTAAATAGCTACTGTTTTGATAATTGATTAATTCaagaaaacatttaacaatTCAAGCAAACATGCCAAGATGTCACTGGTCCAAGCTTCTCAAATGAGATCACGTTTGTTGTTATTAAAAGAAGCAGAACTTACTGAACTTTCAAATGAAGTACAAATTCCTTTAAATTATACTCAAAAGTTGTAGCTAGTTGAATAAATGTACTTACTgaagctgtttaaaaaaaagggggatatTGTGTGTCATGCACTACAAATccagttgtttttcttcttctgcatggACAGGTGTAGTATTATTATATTGGTctttaaaatgaatacaaataaataaaagaacaatatCTAATGATCTAACGTTAATTACCTGTTAATGAGGTAAGAACTACTGATGGGTGCGTGCGcacctgtgtgtatatgtatgcgtgtacatgtacgtgtgtgtgtgtatgtatgtatgtttgtgcgaCACGACTTCAATTACAGTTTGTGACGAAATAAAGTCCCAACAAGTGTTCCGGTTACCTTCGTCTGAGTCCCGCTGCTCTCGCTCCGGGTATTCACCTGAGAGAAGCGGCTCTCGCGCTTCACAGTCTCCGATATGCACGTGACGAAACATCTCCACCCTCCCAcgacaacaaaagaagaagaagaagaagaaaaaactcaatATGGGCGCGGATTGGCACCGCTGTCCAGGTCCATGTTACCGTCTCAACCGCTGCATTTGTCTCATGGCCGCCAACGAGCTTTCTGGCTAGCTAACAGTAAAAAAGTAGGAGGACCAGGaagtacaaacaaaaaaaaacagataAGCGGTAGTTCGCGCGTCCGCACGCCTCCAGCCAGTCTCTGCTCGGTTTAGGGGAAGCTCCGTTTCTTCCGGGCGAACTGGAAAAGTTAGCGGCTAAATTAGCGGCTACAAAGGGGAGACGCCGTCGACGTCCGTTAGTGCGGCGCGAGCAGAGAGAGTGAGCGCGAgcggttgtgtgtttgtttttagaaGATTGAAGATGGCGACCAGCTCGGCGCGCAGTCCGCCTCCGTTCCCCGACTCCGAGGACCAAGACGTGCTGGACTCCGAGGAAGTCGGAGGCCGAGACAGCGATGAAGACGACGGCGGAGGGGTCGACGACGACGGCGGGGACGACCTCCTCTTCGTGAAGGCGGTATGTCTGAGCGGAGCTAACGTCGGTCTCGCGCTAAGCTAAGCCCGCCGCTGATATCTGGCTAACTGACACCAACTGCCAAAAGACGAGCTGGCTCGCCGTCACGAGAGATGCGCTGAAGCAAAAGTTTAGGAGAGTGTTAACACGCTTTGAGCTTGTTTAATTACGCGTTGGGGAGAAATATCGTCGACTTAATCGACTATCTTTTTGTCGGATAATGTGACTGATGCTGTCGATGCAGTGAACGGGTTTTAATGCAGAAAACACACCTTGTATCGCAGCTTTTAAACGGCAAAGTGAACATCTTTAACACTATCTTTCATTTGCAAACGCCCGTTTTGGTATTGTTTTATTCCTGAAAAGTTTCACTGCTAGCTGATTTATTTATCGGGTCGATTGGGAAACCGGAtgactttgatttatttaattagaaGTTCCTGTTTGTTTGATATGTGGGTGTTTTCTGTGCACTGTCGAGGTTTAACTTGGTGTAGACTTTCGTGCCATGCAAAGGTGCAGCAAAgtgtgagcagtgtgtaggGGATGTGGTCTGTGTGGGTTGTTTGTGAAAGTGGTTGTATTCATATACGTTAAATTAGTGGTTTACAATTCACGATGCACAAAATCTGGCTCGTGCAGCCTCCTGTCATGTGAACTGTGGTCACGTGGTCAGAACCCGGATGTTTTGTCGAAGTCAAAGTTCAGAGGAGAGATTGGAAAGTTGCTGTCTctgatttttttccccttttctctctttgctGCATGGAAAACATTACTCAGCAAGTTGTGGATGtttggtttaaaactttttttttttttacctgatgCAATGTGTGCAGCTGGACCATGATTATTGGTGAGCACTCTAGCCtagttttatttattagaaAATACATTGTGTTGAGAAACTGTTTACATAGTATTACTCAATGTGATACTTAGCAAACACGTACACCCAAAGTCTATGACGAGTTATTTGCACTATACCTCGGTGGACTAAATATTACACCTCTCGCTACAATACAATTCAACCACATGATGACTATGAGGAAGTTGTGTTTTAGGAATATTCTAGTGAAAACAAATGCGTAAAGACCGTACAGCTGGATACCAGAGACGTGGATAATGTTGCAGGTACAGTGTACAGTTTATCAACATTT
Encoded proteins:
- the sv2 gene encoding synaptic vesicle glycoprotein 2C, with amino-acid sequence MFRHVHIGDCEAREPLLSGEYPEREQRDSDEEEIMFDRCTSKITCDPGGNAKRRLTYEEAVEEAGFGWFHWLLLVVCGWANASDAVEILCVSFLLPTARCDLLLSSSDMGLLTSSIFLGMMVGGYTWGYLADQRGRRRVLVVSLAVNGVFGGLASVAPWFWLFLLLRFISGVGVGGSIPVVFSYFSEFMPRLRRGAMISALAAFWMAGNILAAGLAWLVIPSNWAHFSVGTLDFQSWRLFVALCSVPSLSSALLFRLFMPESPKFLMETGREKEAIHVFQVMFKLNTWGKGKNLPEFGLCTSSKQRGGPEETRTHGGSRRERLACGLRKVLMPMKQMFTGSLRSRSVALLLVFYCISFGYYGLWMWFPALFERMESGGGSPCANTTATITSPTLHNHSCYPVKTAVYMEGFIIAASNLPGNIFTIFMVDRLGGKALLSCSLLVSSLSVFLIYVVRTKVQSLVLCCVFSGVSVVTWNTLNVLGTELYPTQLRSSALGFFTSVARVAAIMGNVAFGGLVDTNCAVPVLLVSALLLIGGLVALVLPQTRQTELA